CTGGCTTTGCCACTTGGCTAGGCTTCACTGGCCCAAGAACATGAGCCTTCACAAAGCTGAGATGGCTCCTAAGGTCCACTGTGCTGACAGGAAACCCAGGGAGTCCATTCCACTTGACCTTTCTCTTTGCCAACCCCTCAGCTGCTTTTCTATTCTCCCTGAATTCTCTGAGTACTCAAAGATGAGAGTGTGGTTGCTGCATGTTGGACAGAGGGGCCCACCTCAGTCACTATACTCTTCTACCCGTGGAGTAGGGAATTTCTCATACTGGTTGGCCAGTTTCCATTTGTTGTGGTGACTTTTGAGTAGTGCAGCTAAGGAAGTCTTTCGGGTGACATTTCTAGATACTTCCCGGCTCTTGGCCTTCCTAGTGGGGGAAGAGCTTTGGACTAAGGGATATACAGAGAAAATGGGCTTGCCCCGAGGAGCTCCCAGCAGCTGCCATATTTCCCCAGAGGTATTACTGGTCAGATATTGCCATGGTTTCTTTCCACTGCTGTCCCGGACGTTCACCTGAGAAGACAACTTTTGCACTAGCAGTTTGATGACTCCCTGGTGGCCATGAATGGCTGCAAGGTGTAGTGGGGTATACCCACTACTAGACTTCACATTTATATCAAGTACAATCCCTGTCTTCCGTGCTCCTGAGACCAAGTCCTGAAGGGCCTGAAGGTTGCCATGTTTGGCTATCCAGTGCAAGGCAGTGTATCCAGTCAAGAAGTCTTTGTGCAAAGCCAACTGAGGGTCCTCCCAAAACAGCGTCAACACCTCAATCCAAGAGCCACTGGCAAGCTTCACAATCCATTCATGCTCCCTGGCATCTAGGGGGACCAGTGATGACTTGTGCTCAGAAGTTCTGTGGGGTACCAAGGCGGCAGACCCATTCCCACTAGAGACCCTAGTGTCTGCCAGTTTCAGTGTCAAAGCTGCATCCACCCTTGGGCTGGGCATTGTTCCTGCCTTGGAAGGTTTCCTGGGGCGTGGTGGGCGACGACTCCTTTTCAGCAAGTCCTCATCAAGGTACTCTTCATCAGAGGAAGACAGTTTGGCCTTGCCTGCCCTAAAGCTCCTTCTGAGAGACCTCCTTAACTTGGGAGCTGGCCAAGGCAAAGGCTCCTGGGAGTGGTGTGGGGGGCCTTTAGCCCCTGTTGGAACTTGTTGAGAGGTATGACCGTTCCCTCTGTTCCTGAGGCCCTGAGGACTCTGAGGGCTGCCTTTCTTTGGAGGTACAGATAGGCCCCCAGCTGGATTCCTGAGCTTTCCCCAAACTGGGGTTCCCAAGGCAACTTGTAACCCCTCTTCAGAACCCCCAGGGGACTCTTTGGGCCCACTGCTGCTCTCCTCACTGCCATGGCTCTCCTGGTCCACAAAGTCATCCAGATCTTGGAGGGATAACTGACAACGAATGCTACGAAAGACAGCCTGTGGAGGATTCCCTGGCCACGAACCTGGGGACTCTTCAGGAACCACaggaaagagagaatgagagaaatgaGGGAGCTCTGACAGCGGTGATTTAGTCTCTAAGTTTGGCTCCAAGGGAATCCTGAGAAAGTTGTCCGGCAACACTGACCAGGCCCGAATGGGACCCTGGTCTCGGGTCTGGGGCATCTGAGGGTGTCTGGCTACCCATTCTCGAGTGCGCTGCTGCTGCAGTTGCAGAGTGGAATGGTGCAGGAAACCTGAGGTCAACAGCTCTGGTCGGTCTCCTGGAGGGGTGGGGCGGGGCAGGAGAACTGGAGGAGATACCCTGCACTCAGCAGCTTCGGTGATGGCGGGAGGCGAGCTGGGCGTTGCAGGCACCTGCGTGGGCTCAGCCCGCGCGCCTTCTGGCAGCTGCCTTGGAGCCCCACAGTCATCTTGAGCAGGCTGAGCTCGCGCGGGCTTCTCCTTGGCAGTGGCAGGGTCCGGGAGTGCTCCGAGTGGCGGCACTTCCGGGAGCTCCCCCAGGCTGTTCTGGAGACATTCCCAGCAGCAGCGGCCCTGCGTCTCCGCCGCCGCGCACCTGGTTGCAGCTGCCGCCGTAGCCACCGGCACCGGAGCCCTTCGGCCTGGACTGAGCCTCTGGCCGCCGTCTTCCTTGGTAGCTTCCCGGGTTCTTCTGGGCGGGAGTCCATTGCAACCAGCGACCTCGGCTAGGGCTGCGGTACCTGCTGGCTCCTCCTCTGGCTCCCTGtcgcgccgccgccgccgagaCTGCGGTGGCTGAGGCTCCCCACGGCGTGCGCTCGGCAGGGAGCTGGGAGCAGTTCCCCTTGCAGGGGCAGCGGCAGCAGGCGGCTCGCGGGGTCgctgcagcccctcctcccccaaaagGTCCCTATACCTCCTCTTGAGCACGACATACTTGGTGCCGTCGGGGTCCTGGCGCACTGCGGCGACCGAGTTGACGAAGCCTTTGAAGAGCTCGCGGCGTTGCTGATGCTGGCTGGGGGACGCGTAGGGGTCTCGGAGAAAGCTCTTGAAGTGGCTCAGCAGGGCGGCGTTGGTCACTCGGCCCCCAGCCTGGCACAGAAAGTCCAGTAGTGCCTCCTGGCTCAGCTCTAGGGCCATCGCTGCCTTGCCCCTTGCCCACGAGGAGTCTGCGTCTTGCCCTCCCGGTGGTCTTCCCTTCCAGCAGAAACCCTGGCCGCGAGAGTGTCACCTGCGCCCTGGGCGGCACCACCCGCCTCCATCAGCCGCTGAGGCCAGCGCTGCCCGCAGCCAACGAGCGCGCCAGGAGGGCTGAGGGTCCTCAGGGGGCAGCCCCCAGGCTGAGCCCCAGCGCGCAGCCCGGATGGGAGAGGGCGGCTCCTCCGCGGCCCCAGCGCAGCGCGGGCCTCTAGCTGCGAGTCCCCGCACCGAAAGTTCCCGGGATAGGTCGGAGTCGGTTTCACCTGCCCTGGAGACGCCTCCTCCCTGGCTCTGGGGGAAGGGCCCGGCCcgcctcctcctgtccctccgCCCTCTGAGGTCTCCCCCACCCATCCCGGATGAGTCAGGCTGGTCAGAGGCGCGGAGAGCACCGGTAGGTGAGGTCGGGAGTGAACCTCGGCGGGCAGCGAACCTCTCGGCAGGACGCGCGGTCACTCCTGGCCCGGGAAGTGGAAAGCAGGTAGGTGACCGGCCGCTCCTGTGAGTCCCCGCCTGGcaggaaacaaaagcaatacAACGTCTGTTCCTGCCCTCTCCATGAGCAGTCCAAGTTATGACCCAAATCGATGGGGGCGGGGAGTTGTCAAATTAACAGGCAGTCTGCGATTTCTCCAGAAGGTGCCTTTCCGTATTACCAATGTCAGGGAATAATTTCAGATTCCGGgcgttgggggggggggcggggaagtACTGAAATCCAGGGAACTTACATTGCGCCCAAACCAAATCTTTCTTGATATGGAGATACAGATGTGGCTGCTCCTTAGGCTACGGCTTTATGGTGTCCAAATACACCAACCGGTGTCtgtactgaaaaagaaatgactGAAAATTACAGGCTAATATTAGTATCTGCCTTTCTTTTTCCTACATAATTTTCTCACCTTAagatgcaaggaaaaaaaatacaaaaaactgtTGAATTATTTATTGTCTTGGGAGCCCAAATCAATAGGAATTGTATCTTAGCCAGTTCTTTaggattattttgtttatatttagtcTAAAATGTGTGAACAGAAGAGATACGCATTGTGTTTAGGTTGGTTTAACTAGCGAAGTCTTTGCTTTGTAATCTAAGTTTCCCTCCATGCTCAAAATGCTGAAAATACAGACAGATTAGGCTGATTTGACCCCATTGTTCCTAATGTTAGATACAATGAAGGCTTGACTCTAATTCTCCATTGAAGGACTATGAACTGAACCCAAATCAAGACCATTTGTAAAGAAGAGCTGACTTTTGTCATTATCCTCTTCAAGATGGTGGAATTACAGCACTCTCCCCGACCCCCAACAGCTGTTACCTTTTCTCTGTCCACgtgtttatctatttatctttgaGATCCTGTGTGCCTCTCCCTGTTCTTTATCAGCCCTGTTCACAAGCCCACTGAGCTTTTCAATGTTTAATCAACATATTTACCTATTTTCACTCCAAGAACTCTGGTTCTTTAGGTCAGCCTTCCTATTTCTTTTCAGTACAAGACAGTCTTATTTACCTTTCAGCCCCAGCTGCCACAGCACATGTCTATTTCTTAGAAGCCTCTCATAACTGCTGCATTTCTCATTATAAATTCTCCTCTCCTGTCATTtgacactcttctctctgtactcCTCTCATTTttccacttttcttccttttccttctgttttgcaTGAGCCCCAGTTGTTTTTGCCAAGATAAAATATTGAAAGTATGCTAGCCCTACAATAGTCAAGTTATTTTAGCATGGACCAATCTTAGTAACTGCCATATAGGCCACATTAGCTGAGCTTTATTTAAAATCTCCAACACTACCCCTGGTACTTTTCCATGAATGAGTTGGAATCTCTGGCTTTAAATTATCTCggtcagaaaaaagaaatggaaatatttatttattgaagtactagagattgaaccagaGTCTGACAACATGCTAGaaaagtgttctactactgagatacatcccaaatttcattttttgtctatttttggtattttctagaatttaaatCCAATAGTGGGTTGAGGGGGGAAATTGTTTCCACAGATATCTCCACATAACATCAAGCCTTTAGGatagttattaaaataaatgttttgtattaaacttcagctttcttttgtatttatttcctagTGTTGAGTCTTGGTGGAATTAACTGAGGTATAACCACATGTAGGGCAGGAGGGAgtccagggcactcaaccactgaaccacatccccagccctattttgtattttagatacggtctcattgagttgcttaacacctcgattttgctgaagctggctttgaactctctgggattacagacatatgccatAGCACCCAGCTTCTTCGTAGATACCCttcaaaacatcaaaataaaaaacttgctGCAAAGTCATAGAGAGAATGAGGCTTGGATTtgaagcacttaaaaaaaaattagaggaagtGGGGGGTCATCAAAGATGTGATTGTTGAAATCAGGATGGAGTTACTTGCAGATAGAAGGTCTGCAGAAGTAGAAAATAGGGAACAAAAATTAAATTGTCCAATTGCTTCAGATTTCTGGGCATCCTGGTGGTTAAGCATCCAGACCTCTCCTCCTCTTTGTCTCTCTTGTTCCAGGATAAGGGGATTCTAATTAAGAATGTTCTGTACCTTATAGCAGGAAGTATTTTCCTGCTTCCCTCATGTCTAGTTCAtgatttccaaaaatatttatggaacaatTATTTTTGTGCCCACACTGCTGGAAATGGCTATAAAGAAGAAAGTGAGCTTGAGAACTCTCTTTTACATTGGGAGCAACAGACAAGATAAATGTCATGAACCTGACCACTAATACTTTCTCTTGGCAAGTGATTTAACAAAGGCAAACACCATGTTTGGAAGTTGAAGGGAAGTGTTAAAGAACTGAGGCTCAGCTTGGCAGATCAGGACAATTTTTCAATAAGAGGCATCTTTGAGTAAAGGTGAGAAAAACCTTTAAAGTAGAAGACACATTGGTGCAAAGGCAAAGAGATCTGACTTGGCTTAGCTTAGCTGTTTTGGGGAACTAACTGAAAAGAGACCTGCTTGGCCTCCTTAGCCTTAAGGAAGAGAATGTATGATGTTCAGGAAACTGTAAAAGTAAGGCGGCAGTCAGAATGAAAGTTTTAGGGGAAGGAAAACAGAGCCTTTGAAGAATTTTCCAGAGGGTGGCAAGCTGACCAGATTTGGTTTTTAGAATGGCCTCCTGGAGGTAAATGTTGGTTTGAAATCATGAACAATATTAATGAGTAAAAAGAACACATTGCAGAGCATTGCTGTATTTAACCAAACCTAAGAGAGTACTGATTGCATGACACATTTTGATTTTAgagatatttaaatgaaaaaagtatttcttaaaataaaattacagcatGTTTAATaagattctatttttattatttttactttttattgtaatggggattgaacccaggggtactctaccactgagctacatccccagcccttttaattaatttatttattttcttaattttgatacaggatctccctaaattgcccaggctggcctcaaatttgcaatcctgtctcagcctcccgagttactATGATTTGAGGCATGTGTCATCATGCTGCCAAGactgttttagaaaaagaaatgtgtatttGGGGATTAGATTTGAGGACTGCCTGAGGGGtgactttaactttttaaaaatagccttataaACTATTTGAGTATTTTACAAtgagaatatattattttttcatttgaaaaggcACTCAAGAACCaaacacacacttgtaatcccaggtacttgggaggtggaggcaagaAATTTGCAGGTTTAAGTCCAGCCTCGGTAACttagatcctttctcaaaataaaataaaaagggttggagagaTAGCTTAGTaagagagcacccctgggctcaactcctagtaccacaaaagacaaaacaacaacaacgaaacCCTGACATTCAAGCAAAAATGACATGAATGAACAAGAAAATCAGATCTTTAggctggaggagggaagggagggaggtgaAGCTGCCAGCAGGGAGAATAATCTAGAAGTTACTGAGAATACCCAGGAAAGGGATAAACAGGGTTGAGTTCAGCAGTGGCCGAGAAAGGGAAATGAACAGATGGATTTGAGAGAGATTTACTAGGTGAATTCAGTAGCATTTGAAGCCAGAGGATCCTACCTATAGGATGAGGATCCTGCTTGGCTTATTCCCATGCACCCAGGCTGAGTAGCTGAGTGGATGCCTATTAGCATCTATCTACCTGGATAGAAAATGTAGGAGGAGGAGTTCTTGGAAATAGGATGATAATTTCAGTTAGGGGTATATTAGATTTGAggctataaaaatagaaacatctAAAAGTCAATTGGCAATGTAAGTTCTGGGCACCAAGGATGTATGACTTTATCATgtataaatgattatttaaacCACAGGTGAGGATAAAATTACTTATAacaatatatgtataaatgtgtatatatttttcaaatttatatgtttgtatatatgtatttatatatgtacatttatatatgtaaatatgtatatgtacacacacacacacacacacacacatatatatatacacacacagtggGCAGGGAAGGTAGACACTGCATCCACATTTGccaaagagaaagaggaactgAGACCTGTCAAGGAGACTTGGAAGGCGCAGCTAGAGGGAGAGAGAAGCGCCATATCACAGAAGCACAGGAGCAGAAGGAAGAACAGCTTTCTGGAGATGCTGCCAGGGGAGATAAGAAGTGAAACAGGACCAGAGCCCGTCAGGTCACTGGGCTGATCTGGAACAGTTTCAGAACACTGG
This genomic interval from Ictidomys tridecemlineatus isolate mIctTri1 chromosome 9, mIctTri1.hap1, whole genome shotgun sequence contains the following:
- the Sowahb gene encoding ankyrin repeat domain-containing protein SOWAHB translates to MALELSQEALLDFLCQAGGRVTNAALLSHFKSFLRDPYASPSQHQQRRELFKGFVNSVAAVRQDPDGTKYVVLKRRYRDLLGEEGLQRPREPPAAAAPARGTAPSSLPSARRGEPQPPQSRRRRRDREPEEEPAGTAALAEVAGCNGLPPRRTREATKEDGGQRLSPGRRAPVPVATAAAATRCAAAETQGRCCWECLQNSLGELPEVPPLGALPDPATAKEKPARAQPAQDDCGAPRQLPEGARAEPTQVPATPSSPPAITEAAECRVSPPVLLPRPTPPGDRPELLTSGFLHHSTLQLQQQRTREWVARHPQMPQTRDQGPIRAWSVLPDNFLRIPLEPNLETKSPLSELPHFSHSLFPVVPEESPGSWPGNPPQAVFRSIRCQLSLQDLDDFVDQESHGSEESSSGPKESPGGSEEGLQVALGTPVWGKLRNPAGGLSVPPKKGSPQSPQGLRNRGNGHTSQQVPTGAKGPPHHSQEPLPWPAPKLRRSLRRSFRAGKAKLSSSDEEYLDEDLLKRSRRPPRPRKPSKAGTMPSPRVDAALTLKLADTRVSSGNGSAALVPHRTSEHKSSLVPLDAREHEWIVKLASGSWIEVLTLFWEDPQLALHKDFLTGYTALHWIAKHGNLQALQDLVSGARKTGIVLDINVKSSSGYTPLHLAAIHGHQGVIKLLVQKLSSQVNVRDSSGKKPWQYLTSNTSGEIWQLLGAPRGKPIFSVYPLVQSSSPTRKAKSREVSRNVTRKTSLAALLKSHHNKWKLANQYEKFPTPRVEEYSD